The nucleotide window CGCGGGCGTTGCTCGTGTGGTCCTTCTTCAGGTTCTCGTGCTGGTCCCACTTGTAGCTGTGGCTGCACTGCACGAACCGCACCCCGGCTTCCGAGTACCGGCGGGCCATCAGGCACTGCCGGCCGAAGCTCTCCGTCACCTTGTCGTCGATGCCGTAAAGCTTCAGCGTTTCGGCCGATTCCTTCGACAGGTCCTGCACCGCCGGCGCGGTGTTCTGCATCCGGAAGGCCATCTCGAACGACTGGAGCCGGCCGTCGGTCGCGGCGTCGGCCCCGCCCGCGCGCTCGCTCTCGAGGCCCGCGAGCAGGTCCAGTTCCAGCCGCTGCTGAGCCGCGGGCGTGGTCCCCTTCACAAAGGGCACGGTCACCTGGTTGATCGGCGCGCCCGCGCTGCCCAGCGGTGTCGCCTGGTACGCGGCCGGCAGGAACGCCGACGAGTAGTTGTTCACGCCGCCATGCGACAGCGTGGGGCAGATGGTGAGGTACCCCGGCAGGTCGCGGTTCTCCGTGCCCAACCCGTAGGTGACCCACGACCCCATGCTCGGGCGCACGAACGTGTCGGACCCGGTGTGCAGTTCGAGCAGCGCCCCGCCGTGCCGCGAGTTCGACCCGTGCATGGACTTGATGAAGCACAGCTCGTCGGCCTTGCTCCCGATGTGCGGGAACAGCTCGGACACCCACGCCCCGCTTTGCCCGTACTGCTTGAACGCGAACGGCGACTTCAGGAGGTTGCCCGTCGGCCCCGACACCACCCGCGGCTTGGCGAACGGGAGCGGCTTGCCGTCGTGCTCGGCCAGTTTGGGCTTGTAGTCGAACGTGTCGACCTGACTCGGGCCGCCGTGCATGAACAGGAAGATGACCCGCTTCGCCTTCGGCTCGAAGTGCGGCTTCTTCAGCGCCAGCGGGTCCGGGCGCCCGGACCGACCGGTTTCCGCGGCGCGGCTTTCTGTCGCGAGGAGGTCGGCGAGCGCGAGCCAGCCGAACCCCAGGGCGGTGGAGCGGAGCATCTCGCGCCGGGTGGCGAGCGCGGTCAGGTTCGGACGCATGGTCGGTTCCTCGCGCAAGGTGGGATCTTCGTCTTCATTCCACGAACACGAACTCGTTGGACGCGAGCAGCACGCGGCACAGCCCGCGCCACGCCCGGAGCGTCCGCGCGTCGGGTGCCAGCTTTGCGTCGGCGGCTTCGAGCGACTTCTGGAGGTAGGCCAGCACTTTCTCCACTTCCGCGGTCGTAGGGGCGCGGCCGTAGACCCGCTGGTACGCTTCGCGCACCCGGGCCGCGTCGTCGCCCGAAACGGCCAGCGCGGCCTTCGCCAGCGCCTCCGCGGTCTGGTCCGCGAGCGCCCCGTTCAGCATGAACAGCGCCTGCGTCGGGATGGTGGTCGCGACGCGCTGGCCGCTCGGGACCGACGGGTCCGGGAAGTCGAGCGTCTGGAGCACGTCGTACACGCCGCTGCGGATCACCGGCAGGTAGACCGAGCGGCGCGGCTGCGCGAACCCGTTGTAGGCCCCGGGGGCGGTGCTGTTGATGTACTGCCGCGGGTTCGCCTTCAGCAGCGAGCCGCCCGCGGTGCGGTCCAGGAGCCCCGCCGCGGCGAGCATCCCGTCGCGCACCTCTTCGGCGTCCAGCCGCCGCCGGCTGAAGTGCGATAGCAGCTTGTTGTCCGGGTCTTTCACCGCCACCGCCGGGTCGGGCCGGGTGCTCATCCGGTAGGCGGTCGAAGTCACGATGAGCCGGTGCAGGTGCTTCACCGACCACTTCGCGCCGGTGAACTCGCTGGCGAGCCAGTCGAGCAGTTCGGGGTGCGTGGGGCGGTCGCCGAGCCGGCCAAAGTTGTCGGTGCTGCGGACGAGACCGGCGCCGAAGTGCCCGGCCCAGATGCGGTTCACCATCACGCGGGCCGTGAGCGGGTGTTCGGGGCGCGCGAGCCACTCGGCGAGTTCCAGCCGGCCGCTGCGGGCCGCCCCCAGGTCGAGCGCCTTGTCCCCGCCGAGGACGCGCGGGAACCGCCGCGGCACCTCGGCCCCGAGCGTCGTGTGGTTGCCGCGGAGGTGTACGCGGAGGTTCTCGCCCTTCGCGTCTTCCACCGCCATCGCCTCCGGGACCGCGGGCTTCGCCTTCTCCGCTGCCGCGACCTTCGCGCGGAACTGGCGGACCAGCGCCGGCCCCGCGAACCCGCCGACCGCCGTGAACCCGCCCTTCTGCGCGCCCGCAAGCTGGGCGCGGGCGGCGGCCACCGTGCGCTCGTGCTCGGTCAGCAGCGCGGTGGCTTCCGGCGACGCCAGGGACCGCTCGTTCCACGCGGCAACGACGGTGTGGTTCTTCATCGTCTTGGTCGAGTAGAACATACCCCCGAGCGCGTAATAGTCGGCGGCCGTGATCGGGTCGAATTTGTGGTCGTGGCACCGGGCGCAGCCGAGCGTGAGCCCCATGAACGCCTGACCGAGGGTGTCGAGCTGCTCGTCGAGGATGTCCATCCGCATCTTCATCGGGTCGTCTTCGGCGAGCATCTTGGGGCCGATGACCAGGAACCCGGTGGCGGTGAGGCGGTCGGCGCGCTCGGTCTCGGACCCGCCCGGCATCAGGTCGCCGGCGATCTGCTCCTTGACGAACTGGTCGTAGGGCTTGTCCGCGTTGACGCTCCGGATCACGTAATCGCGGTAGCGCCACGCGTTCACGTAGGCGAGGTTCTCGTCCATCCCGTTGCTGTCGGCGTAGCGGGCCACGTCGAGCCACCGGCGGCCCCACTTCTCGCCGTAGGCCGGCGACGCGAGGAGCCGGTCCACCACCTTCTCGTAAGCGTCCGGGGCGCCGTCGGCGAGGAAGGCGTCGATCTCGGCCGCCGTGGGCGGGAGGCCGGTGAGGTCGAACGTGATCCGGCGCAGCAGCGTGCGCTTGTCGGTGGGCGGCGCGAACGACAGCCCTTCCCGCTCGAGCCGCGCGAGCAGGAACCGGTCGATGTCGTTCCGGATTTCGACCTTCGGGTTCCGGACCGGTGGCGCGGCGGGCCGTTCGACCGGTTGGAACGCCCAGAACGCCTTCTCTTCGGCGGTGATGACGCGCTCACCGCCCTTCGCGGGCGCCGCGGGGGCGGACGGGGAGTCGGGCCACGGCGCGCCGGCCTGCACCCACTCCTTGAGCGCCGCGATCTCGGGCGCGGGGAGCTTGTTCTTCGGCGGCATCTTCAGCTCGCCGTCGTGCGCGAGCACGCGCGTCAGCAGGCTCTCGTTCGGCTTGCCGGGCACGAGCGACGGCCCGCTGTCGCCGCCCTGGAGCAGCGCGGCGCGCGAGTCCACGCGCAGCCCCCCCTTTTGCTTCTCGGGGCCGTGGCACGACACGCACCTCTCGACCAGCACCGGGCGCACCTTCTTCTCGAAGTGCGCGGAGTCGTCGGGCGGCGCGGCGCCTGCCGCGGCGGGCGCGAACAACAGCCCACCCCAAACCAGTAGCGCGGCCGCGGAAGTCGAAGCGGTGTGCATGAGCGGTGTGTTGGTTCGGCGGAGAGGCTTGGTCGGCGGAACACACAGCCTAACACGTCCGGATGAACGAATCCAGAGCCCAGTTGATGTTGTGAGAACTGAGCAGAAATGGACGACGTTCGTGGTTTCGTGCCGGCCCACGCGGGCCTTGGGCTCGCGAAGACCGCTTTTGACAGGATTGACAGGAAGAACGGGATCGGGGCCGATCAGTCGGAGATCCTGTTATTCCTCAAAATCGTCCCGGGCTTCACCGAGCGTCGCCGAGACATCCCTCTGCTCGGGCCGGCAGCGCCGCCCAGAGCAGGCCTCATTCCGCCACGCATTTTCTGGGGCTACCCAGAAACCGGAGCCGCCGACGGACCGTTACGAGGTACGAGCCGTGCCCCGTCGGAGCGACAGCACCCAGGCCGAGCCCAGGTACAGCGCCGGGTACAGCAGCGACGCGCCCACCAGTACGCGCGGCGGCCCGTCGCCCCAATCGGAGGCCAGAACGGCCAAAAGCAATAGCGCCCACGGCACGCTGAGCGCCAGCAGCACCCGGTTCCCGAGCCCCGGCTGCGTCGGGTACGCGTACCGGCTCGGCACGAACGTCAGCGCCGCCAGGACCGCGATCAGTGCCACCGCCCACGTGCCCGTGACCGGCAGCGCGTACAGGTAGAACGCGACGATGTTCCAGTACGACGGGAACCCAAGGAACGCGCCGTCCACGGTCTTGATGTCCGCCTGGCAGAACCCGTACGCGCTGGCCACCAGGGCCGCGACGAGCACCGCCCGGTAGCCCTCTGGAAGCAACCCGGCCCGGTCGATCAACACCAGCGGCAGGCACGTGTACAAGAGGAAGTCGACCAGGTCGTCCAGGCGCCGCCCGTCGAACCCCGGGACCGCCTCCCGGATGCGGACCGCGCGGGCCAGGGTGCCGTCCGTGGCGTCGACCACCACGGCCACGAGCATGAGCAGGAAACACATCCGGTACGTGTCGGCCGTGCGGTCGGGTTGGAGCAGCAGCGCCGCGATCCATGCCGCGAGTATCAGCCCGGAGGCCGTGTACGCGTGCACCGCCCAGCCCAGGCACTTCCGCGCGGGTGAGACCGCCGATGTCGGGTTCATGCGCTCCTCCGCACCGTTCGGTAGACGACGGCGCCCGCGATCAACAAGGCGCCGGTGTAGAGGGCCGCGCCGTAACGCTGGTACCACTCCGGGCCGTACAACTGTTCGCGCGGCCAGCCGATGTTCACCACCAGCGCGGCCCCCCAGACGACCGCGAGCGCGTTCACCGGCGTCCCGCAGCGGCCCAGGAACGAATCGGGCGTCGGGCCGCTGCGGAGCCGCTCCACCAGCAGCGCCCCGGTCGTGAGCAGGTAGGCCAGGTTGGTCCAGACGATGCTGACGCACACCAGGGCCGTCATCAGTTGCTCGTACCCCGAGTTGAACGCCAGAAGGGCACAGCCCAGGACGCCAACAGCGGCCGCGGCGGTGTGCGGGGTTCGGTGTTCCGGATGCACGCGGCTCAGCCGCCCCGCGAACGGGGTGGCACCGTCGCGGGCCATCGCGAACAGGGTGCGGGCCGCGAGCGCGTGGACCGCCAGCGTACACACGAACACCGCGAGGGCGGCGGCGGCAACGAACACTGTCCCCAGCGCGTCACCCAGCACGCCCTTAATCAGGTACGGCAACCCGCCCGCCCCGTCAGACAGCAGCGGATCGGTGAGGTCCGGTGCGCTGGTCAGCGCACCGATCAAGAGCAGCGCGCCGAGCGCCGCCGCCGCGAGCAGGGCCTGGAGGATGGCCCGCGGCGCCCGCCGCCGCGGGTCAACCGTTTCTTCG belongs to Gemmata obscuriglobus and includes:
- a CDS encoding APC family permease, translated to MSQSDSTDDDRDLVRAGYRPLFRRGLGGFAAFAAGFSYLSILTGIVQNFHLGYREAGPAFFWTWPVVFAGQLCVALCFAELARRYPYCGGVYAWAGRVGAPSLGWLVGWIYLASLVVTLAAVALAWQVMLPALWPGFQVLDTPARNAALLGVVLIALSTFLNVRGTRLLARVMAAGVVVELIAAVALIALLCGHAVRGPGVVLEARASAPGGGLGPFLAAAVMAAYVMYGFDTAGSLAEETVDPRRRAPRAILQALLAAAALGALLLIGALTSAPDLTDPLLSDGAGGLPYLIKGVLGDALGTVFVAAAALAVFVCTLAVHALAARTLFAMARDGATPFAGRLSRVHPEHRTPHTAAAAVGVLGCALLAFNSGYEQLMTALVCVSIVWTNLAYLLTTGALLVERLRSGPTPDSFLGRCGTPVNALAVVWGAALVVNIGWPREQLYGPEWYQRYGAALYTGALLIAGAVVYRTVRRSA
- a CDS encoding PSD1 and planctomycete cytochrome C domain-containing protein, whose product is MHTASTSAAALLVWGGLLFAPAAAGAAPPDDSAHFEKKVRPVLVERCVSCHGPEKQKGGLRVDSRAALLQGGDSGPSLVPGKPNESLLTRVLAHDGELKMPPKNKLPAPEIAALKEWVQAGAPWPDSPSAPAAPAKGGERVITAEEKAFWAFQPVERPAAPPVRNPKVEIRNDIDRFLLARLEREGLSFAPPTDKRTLLRRITFDLTGLPPTAAEIDAFLADGAPDAYEKVVDRLLASPAYGEKWGRRWLDVARYADSNGMDENLAYVNAWRYRDYVIRSVNADKPYDQFVKEQIAGDLMPGGSETERADRLTATGFLVIGPKMLAEDDPMKMRMDILDEQLDTLGQAFMGLTLGCARCHDHKFDPITAADYYALGGMFYSTKTMKNHTVVAAWNERSLASPEATALLTEHERTVAAARAQLAGAQKGGFTAVGGFAGPALVRQFRAKVAAAEKAKPAVPEAMAVEDAKGENLRVHLRGNHTTLGAEVPRRFPRVLGGDKALDLGAARSGRLELAEWLARPEHPLTARVMVNRIWAGHFGAGLVRSTDNFGRLGDRPTHPELLDWLASEFTGAKWSVKHLHRLIVTSTAYRMSTRPDPAVAVKDPDNKLLSHFSRRRLDAEEVRDGMLAAAGLLDRTAGGSLLKANPRQYINSTAPGAYNGFAQPRRSVYLPVIRSGVYDVLQTLDFPDPSVPSGQRVATTIPTQALFMLNGALADQTAEALAKAALAVSGDDAARVREAYQRVYGRAPTTAEVEKVLAYLQKSLEAADAKLAPDARTLRAWRGLCRVLLASNEFVFVE
- a CDS encoding CDP-alcohol phosphatidyltransferase; translated protein: MNPTSAVSPARKCLGWAVHAYTASGLILAAWIAALLLQPDRTADTYRMCFLLMLVAVVVDATDGTLARAVRIREAVPGFDGRRLDDLVDFLLYTCLPLVLIDRAGLLPEGYRAVLVAALVASAYGFCQADIKTVDGAFLGFPSYWNIVAFYLYALPVTGTWAVALIAVLAALTFVPSRYAYPTQPGLGNRVLLALSVPWALLLLAVLASDWGDGPPRVLVGASLLYPALYLGSAWVLSLRRGTARTS
- a CDS encoding DUF1501 domain-containing protein; amino-acid sequence: MRPNLTALATRREMLRSTALGFGWLALADLLATESRAAETGRSGRPDPLALKKPHFEPKAKRVIFLFMHGGPSQVDTFDYKPKLAEHDGKPLPFAKPRVVSGPTGNLLKSPFAFKQYGQSGAWVSELFPHIGSKADELCFIKSMHGSNSRHGGALLELHTGSDTFVRPSMGSWVTYGLGTENRDLPGYLTICPTLSHGGVNNYSSAFLPAAYQATPLGSAGAPINQVTVPFVKGTTPAAQQRLELDLLAGLESERAGGADAATDGRLQSFEMAFRMQNTAPAVQDLSKESAETLKLYGIDDKVTESFGRQCLMARRYSEAGVRFVQCSHSYKWDQHENLKKDHTSNAREVDKPIAGLLTDLKARGLLKDTLVIWAGEFGRTPVAQGKDGRDHNPHAFTIFLAGGGVKAGFSLGATDEYGYYATEDKVHIHDLHATILHLLGLNHEKLTYKHAGRDFRLTDVHGNVVKEIIA